The following are encoded together in the Vespa crabro chromosome 12, iyVesCrab1.2, whole genome shotgun sequence genome:
- the LOC124428395 gene encoding tyrosine-protein phosphatase corkscrew-like — MASRRWFHPNISGLEAERLLMERGYDSSFLARPSSSNPGDFTLSVRRNGEVTHIKIQNTGDFYDLYGGEKFATLSELVQFYMENGGQLRKKNGEIIELKYPLNCADPTTERWFHGHLSAKEAERLMMERGKNGSFLVRESQSKPGDFVLSVRTDDRVTHVMIRSQDNKYDVGGGDKFDSLSDLIEHYKRNPMVETSGSVVHLRQPFNATRINASGIESRVRQLHKENGCSNGLLCRNGATDTNEGSTGRGKGKAGFWEEFESLQQLECRHLFSRKEGLRLENRAKNRYKNILPFDHTRVRLKDVDPNIPGSDYINANYIRNEEGDGAAPGISGNDVGQFNKCYIATQGCLPNTIGDFWHMVYQENTRVIVMTTKEMERGKNKCARYWPEEGEIAEYGGTWKVNALSCTVTADYTLREFLLQGNKPNNTVARRIFHYHFQAWPDHGVPSDPGCVLNFLHDVNARQELIAAAVASNTQNAPSMGPILVHCSAGIGRTGTFIVIDMILDQIKRHGLDCEIDIQRTIQRVRSQRSGMVQTEAQYKFVYLAVLHYIETVSQRMQAEQKSLQLGREYTNIRLRRY; from the exons ATGGCATCCCGCAG aTGGTTTCACCCTAACATATCAGGATTAGAGGCAGAGCGCTTATTAATGGAACGAGGTTATGATAGTTCCTTTCTGGCACGTCCAAGTTCATCCAATCCTGGTGATTTCACATTATCTGTAAG ACGAAATGGTGAAGTGACTCacattaaaatacaaaatacagGAGACTTTTATGATCTTTATGGAGGTGAAAAGTTCGCTACATTATCAGAACTTGTACAATTTTACATGGAAAATGGTGGACAGCTTcgtaaaaaaaatggagagatAATAGAGTTGAAATATCCTTTGAATTGTGCTGATCCAACAACTGAAAg GTGGTTCCATGGCCATTTATCAGCAAAGGAAGCAGAACGATTGATGatggaaaggggaaaaaatggATCTTTTCTAGTTCGTGAATCACAGAGCAAACCTGGTGATTTTGTATTATCAGTTCGTACTGATGACCGTGTTACACATGTTATGATACGATCTCAG GACAATAAATATGATGTGGGAGGAGGAGATAAATTTGATAGTCTTAGTGATCTCATAGAGCACTATAAACGTAATCCAATGGTTGAAACAAGTGGAAGTGTTGTTCATCTCCG ACAACCATTCAATGCAACTCGTATAAATGCTAGCGGAATTGAAAGCAGAGTTAGACAGTTACACAAAGAAAATGGGTGTTCTAACGGGTTATTATGTCGAAATGGCGCGACAGATACTAATGAAGGCAGTACAGGTCGTGGTAAAGGAAAAGCAGGCTTTTGGGAGGAATTCGAATCATTACAACAACTAGAATGTCGTCATTTGTTTTCCAGGAAAGAAGGTTTAAGATTAGAAAATCGAgcaaaaaatcgatataaaaatattttaccgt TTGATCACACGAGAGTACGCTTGAAGGATGTTGATCCTAATATACCTGGATCAGATTATATCAATGCTAATTATATCAGg AATGAAGAAGGTGATGGAGCTGCACCTGGTATTAGTGGAAATGATGTTGGACagtttaataaatgttatattgcTACACAAGGATGTCTTCCAAATACCATTGGAGACTTTTGGCACATGGTGTACCAAGAAAACACTCGAGTAATCGTTATGACaacgaaagaaatggaaagaggaaaa AATAAATGTGCTCGATATTGGCCTGAAGAGGGAGAAATTGCAGAATACGGAGGCACATGGAAAGTTAATGCTCTTTCTTGTACTGTAACAGCAGATTATACTTTACGTGAATTTTTACTGCAAGGAAACAAGCCAAACAACACGGTTGCCAGAAGAATATTCCATTATCATTttcaa GCATGGCCTGATCATGGTGTACCGTCAGATCCTGGTTGTGTTTTAAACTTTCTTCATGATGTAAATGCTAGACAAGAATTAATAGCTGCAGCTGTTGCGTCAAATACTCAAAATGCACCAAGCATGGGGCCAATTCTTGTTCATTGTAGCGCTGGAATAGGAAGGACTGgaacttttattgttattgatatgatTTTGGATCAAATTAAACGCCACG GTCTTGATTGTGAGATCGATATTCAACGAACGATTCAAAGAGTACGTTCTCAGAGATCAGGTATGGTACAGACTGAAGCACAATATAAATTCGTTTATCTTGCGGTATTACATTACATTGAAACTGTATCTCAGAGAATGCAAGCTGAACag AAATCACTTCAGTTAGGTCGTGAATATACTAATATTCGATTACGACGGTACTGA